In a genomic window of Hippoglossus stenolepis isolate QCI-W04-F060 chromosome 17, HSTE1.2, whole genome shotgun sequence:
- the LOC118125164 gene encoding probable methyltransferase-like protein 24, whose translation MTEECASSSQLSPGGKGEGGGGGDISAGTFLFAPQREKKLNHRAQSRRCSPAQCRHGGGSMRTCARWRGRGGSLLLRLHCWIPLLLLTPPVLVALQLLVVGPRLPPAAGAGPEEQEGAVAFSVISIEPERSNPSLRRGIPSSSSRRPGPEEEEEEVEDGERGEGARAYEDENEIHQVGSRALEVQPWADNKPSFTAELSRLITYINQPQLNCSRVLSPGQAQASQPPAASHHWLLCAEDWLLPFAHRPCVAYSFSMDGRDADFLKTVSGLGCEVHRFDPSNSNTANGHLSNSLASNHSERGVVSQHKMWLEWRAPRKRKRKARVNLGSVSQTLADIMAALGHHTVHFMFADLLSAEWRVFQNWIESGSLQSVHHLVATVHLQWAGFEVGGTDEAVLCYWFSILQGLRASGLKLVHSSAGDGHSVLKRTVGDAHSSYTLSWVNTRH comes from the exons cagagggaaaaaaagttgAATCACCGGGCACAGAGCCGGCGATGTTCCCCGGCGCAGTGCCGCCACGGTGGAGGTAGTATGCGGACCTGTGCGCGGTGGAGGGGCCGCGGCGgcagcctcctcctccggctccaCTGCTGGATCCCGCTCCTGCTCCTGACGCCGCCGGTTCTCGTCGCGCTGCAACTCCTCGTCGTCGGGCCGCGGTTACCTCCAGCCGCCGGGGCCGGGCCGGAGGAGCAGGAGGGCGCTGTCGCCTTCTCGGTCATTAGCATCGAACCGGAGAGGAGTAACCCGTCCCTCCGCCGGGGAatcccgtcctcctcctcccgcagACCGGGtccggaggaagaggaagaggaggtggaagatggagagaggggggagggagcaCGAGCCTATGAGGATGAGAACGAGATACACCAG GTTGGATCCAGAGCACTGGAGGTGCAACCGTGGGCGGACAACAAGCCGTCATTCACGGCAGAGCTCAGTCGTCTCATCACATACATCAACCAGCCACAG CTGAACTGCTCCAGGGTTTTATCTCCAGGTCAGGCTCAGGCCTCACAGCCCCCTGCGGCCTCACACCACTGGCTGCTGTGTGCTGAGGACTGGCTCCTTCCATTTGCACACAGACCATGTGTTGCATACTCCTTCAG TATGGATGGAAGAGATGCAGACTTTCTCAAGACTGTGTCTGGGCTCGGATGTGAGGTGCACAGGTTTGATCCCAGCAACTCCAATACAGCTAATGGTCACCTTAGCAACAGTTTGGCTAGTAACCACAGCGAAAGAGGTGTGGTCAGCCAGCACAAGATGTGGCTGGAGTGGCGTGCTCCAAGGAAGCGCAAGCGCAAGGCAAGAGTCAACCTGGGAAGTGTTTCACAAACACTGGCAGACATCATGGCAGCTCTCGGACATCACACt GTTCACTTTATGTTCGCCGACCTGCTCAGCGCCGAGTGGCGAGTTTTCCAGAACTGGATTGAATCAGGAAGTCTGCAGAGTGTCCATCATCTGGTCGCCACAGTGCATCTGCAATGGGCAGGGTTTGAGGTGGGAGGAACCGATGAGGCGGTGCTGTGCTATTGGTTCAGCATCCTGCAGGGTCTCAGAGCTTCTGGCCTGAAGCTGGTCCACAGCTCTGCAGGAGATGGTCACAGCGTCCTGAAACGGACAGTGGGCGACGCTCACAGCTCTTACACACTCAGCTGGGTCAACACAAGACattaa